A single region of the Streptomyces sp. AM 4-1-1 genome encodes:
- a CDS encoding DUF397 domain-containing protein has protein sequence MTDLSAAAWRKSSYSDGGDTNCVEIADNYPGLVPVRDSKAPTGPALVIHADAWNSFIAFIGSH, from the coding sequence GTGACCGATCTTTCTGCCGCTGCATGGCGCAAGTCGAGTTACAGCGACGGCGGCGACACCAACTGCGTCGAGATCGCCGACAACTACCCCGGTCTCGTCCCCGTACGCGACAGCAAGGCCCCCACCGGACCCGCACTCGTCATCCACGCCGACGCCTGGAACTCCTTCATCGCGTTCATCGGCAGTCACTGA
- a CDS encoding helix-turn-helix transcriptional regulator, translating into MTEEPAGCDEESGRAALGGALRYLRGKAGKSLGQLAEETRYDKSYLYRLEVGQRLSKLAVMEDLDRYYGSQDLLVQLWKVARREVFKDKYKEFMRLEQTARIMYKFALGIPGLLQTEEVARALLSGNQETESEADQVEEQVIARLGRQQLLHRNPAPSARIIMDEYALRRPVADSEAWEAQLEHLIEMAELPMVTLQVLPLSAGAHHLMDGSMTLLWQEDGSAAAYTEGNRCSELMEDPTDVTRARLSYDRLRDLALPPSDSIAFIRGVLKEHRE; encoded by the coding sequence ATGACCGAAGAACCCGCAGGCTGTGACGAGGAGTCGGGGCGCGCAGCGCTGGGCGGCGCACTGCGGTACCTACGGGGAAAGGCGGGGAAGTCCCTCGGGCAACTGGCCGAGGAGACGCGGTACGACAAGAGCTATCTGTACCGGCTGGAGGTGGGTCAGCGGCTGTCGAAGCTCGCCGTGATGGAGGACCTGGACCGCTACTACGGGTCGCAGGACCTGCTAGTGCAGTTGTGGAAAGTGGCAAGGCGTGAGGTCTTCAAGGACAAGTACAAGGAGTTCATGCGGCTGGAACAGACCGCTCGGATCATGTACAAGTTCGCGTTGGGAATCCCCGGGCTGTTGCAGACCGAGGAAGTGGCTCGCGCACTGTTGTCGGGAAACCAGGAAACGGAGAGCGAAGCCGACCAGGTGGAGGAGCAGGTCATAGCGCGTCTAGGACGTCAGCAGTTGCTCCACCGCAACCCGGCGCCTTCCGCCCGGATCATCATGGACGAGTACGCGCTGCGCCGTCCGGTGGCTGACTCCGAGGCTTGGGAGGCACAACTGGAACACCTGATCGAGATGGCCGAGCTACCCATGGTCACGCTTCAGGTACTTCCTCTGTCGGCCGGGGCCCATCACCTGATGGACGGCTCGATGACCTTGCTGTGGCAGGAGGACGGAAGTGCCGCTGCCTACACGGAAGGCAATCGGTGTTCCGAGCTGATGGAAGATCCGACCGACGTCACACGTGCGCGTCTGTCCTACGATCGGCTGCGAGATCTGGCGCTGCCCCCGTCCGACTCCATCGCTTTCATCAGGGGCGTCCTGAAGGAGCACAGAGAATGA
- a CDS encoding DoxX family membrane protein, producing the protein MERVGERSPRPARGLAPERTEDDGRAPRTTRATLAARSLAARVQVRGPGLLRVSVGAVFLWFGVLKFFPAASPAEGVAVRAATKLTFGLLPPDVALRVLATAETAIGLGLVTGVLLRLALLGFFAHMAGVFSALLLLPGEMWQGSVLVPTLEGQYVIKNVVLIAACLVVAADEWGRAAPP; encoded by the coding sequence ATGGAGAGAGTCGGCGAGCGAAGCCCGCGCCCTGCTCGGGGACTCGCCCCGGAGCGAACCGAGGACGACGGGCGGGCTCCCCGGACCACCCGGGCCACTCTGGCGGCCCGGTCTCTGGCCGCCCGGGTCCAGGTGCGCGGCCCGGGGCTCCTCAGGGTCAGCGTGGGCGCGGTGTTCCTCTGGTTCGGCGTCCTCAAGTTCTTCCCCGCGGCCAGCCCCGCCGAGGGGGTCGCCGTCCGGGCCGCGACGAAGCTCACCTTCGGTCTGCTGCCGCCGGACGTGGCGCTACGGGTCCTGGCGACGGCCGAGACGGCCATCGGCCTCGGCCTCGTCACGGGAGTGCTGCTCCGCCTGGCCCTGTTGGGGTTCTTCGCTCACATGGCCGGAGTCTTCTCCGCGCTCCTGCTGCTCCCGGGGGAGATGTGGCAGGGAAGCGTGCTGGTCCCCACCCTGGAGGGTCAGTACGTCATCAAGAACGTCGTCCTGATCGCGGCCTGTCTCGTGGTGGCGGCCGACGAATGGGGCCGGGCGGCGCCGCCGTGA
- a CDS encoding DUF397 domain-containing protein, with protein MTGLTHTSWRKSSHSDGGGTNCVEIADNYPGLVPVRDSKAPTGPALVIHADAWNSFIDDVRRTAL; from the coding sequence TTGACCGGACTCACCCACACCTCCTGGCGCAAGTCGAGCCACAGCGACGGCGGTGGCACCAACTGCGTCGAGATCGCCGACAACTACCCCGGCCTCGTCCCCGTACGCGACAGCAAGGCCCCCACCGGACCCGCACTCGTCATCCACGCCGACGCCTGGAACTCCTTCATCGACGACGTACGAAGGACAGCGCTTTGA
- a CDS encoding DUF397 domain-containing protein: MNRRPDLSTTSWRKSSYSDGGDNNCVEIADNYPGLVPVRDSKAPTGPALIVHADAWAAFIADVRRTAL, from the coding sequence ATGAACCGCAGGCCCGACCTCTCCACTACGTCCTGGCGCAAGTCGAGTTATAGCGACGGTGGCGACAACAACTGCGTCGAGATCGCTGACAACTACCCCGGCCTCGTCCCCGTACGCGACAGCAAGGCCCCCACCGGACCCGCACTCATCGTCCACGCCGACGCCTGGGCTGCATTCATCGCCGACGTACGAAGGACAGCGCTTTGA
- a CDS encoding DUF397 domain-containing protein — protein sequence MTDLSAAAWRRSSYSDGGLNNCVEVADNFPGLIPVRDSKAPAGPALMVRADAWAAFIEGVRREAP from the coding sequence TTGACCGATCTCTCCGCCGCCGCATGGCGCAGGTCCAGCTACAGCGACGGCGGCCTCAACAACTGCGTCGAGGTTGCCGACAACTTCCCCGGTCTCATTCCCGTACGCGACAGCAAGGCCCCCGCTGGGCCAGCGCTCATGGTCCGCGCTGACGCCTGGGCCGCGTTCATCGAAGGCGTACGGAGGGAGGCTCCGTGA
- a CDS encoding IPT/TIG domain-containing protein, with protein sequence MSMLTRLAGVGLAAVLSVTTAGMTTPASAAPVPGQRVFLTLGGDYPTEQNRAGVFSVIWTSGDTEDLAGPTHFTVDLPPGVTTSGAIFDSAPHDYTFTQTVSPDGRRVEAVLLGNRRAGREEFMEIPVTALGTGPVTGAITATVANANDPYPTAHIRTYALGPYGGLQPPTIGGGRPEISTVDTTTGPGAGGTPVTITGTWLVDAMVLIDGVPAPGTCTPTTCTVTTPGGSGSAAITVVGPGGVSDPAPVTFDYTGAPPSLPAPVLSGSTPGGPVAGGTEIVITGQHLASGTVAFDGTRAPHFSCGPQLCTATAPAADHPGPVDITVATAGGTSAPVTYTYTS encoded by the coding sequence ATGTCCATGCTCACTCGATTGGCCGGAGTCGGCCTCGCCGCAGTCCTGTCCGTGACCACCGCCGGAATGACGACCCCCGCCTCGGCGGCACCCGTGCCGGGCCAGCGCGTCTTCCTGACCCTGGGCGGGGATTACCCCACCGAGCAGAACCGGGCCGGCGTGTTCTCGGTGATCTGGACCTCCGGAGATACGGAGGACCTTGCCGGACCCACCCACTTCACCGTCGATCTGCCGCCGGGAGTCACGACCAGCGGCGCGATCTTCGACTCCGCGCCGCACGACTACACCTTCACCCAGACCGTGTCGCCGGACGGCCGGCGCGTGGAGGCCGTCCTCCTCGGCAACCGCCGGGCCGGCCGCGAGGAGTTCATGGAGATACCTGTCACCGCGTTGGGGACCGGCCCCGTCACCGGCGCGATCACCGCCACGGTGGCGAACGCGAACGACCCGTACCCGACCGCGCACATCCGCACCTACGCCCTCGGCCCCTACGGCGGATTGCAGCCGCCGACCATCGGCGGCGGCAGACCTGAGATCAGCACGGTGGACACCACCACCGGCCCGGGTGCGGGCGGAACACCCGTGACCATCACCGGGACCTGGTTGGTCGACGCCATGGTGCTGATCGACGGAGTCCCGGCCCCCGGCACCTGCACCCCTACCACCTGCACGGTGACCACGCCGGGCGGTTCGGGCAGTGCGGCCATCACCGTGGTCGGGCCTGGTGGGGTGTCCGACCCGGCCCCGGTGACGTTCGACTACACCGGCGCCCCGCCGTCCCTTCCGGCCCCGGTCCTCTCCGGAAGCACTCCGGGCGGACCGGTCGCGGGCGGCACCGAGATCGTCATCACCGGTCAGCACCTCGCCTCCGGCACCGTGGCCTTCGACGGCACGCGGGCCCCGCACTTCTCGTGCGGTCCACAACTGTGCACGGCCACCGCACCGGCAGCCGACCACCCCGGGCCGGTGGACATCACGGTGGCAACGGCCGGGGGCACCAGCGCGCCGGTGACGTACACCTATACCTCGTGA
- a CDS encoding calcium-binding protein, with protein MNRHKATAHAIAVTLLATGLAAAPAAAATAATGAKARVGANWATQSIVFTAAPGQANDLHVVPMEIGSEVRRVGFRDVVPIEPGDHCAYLEPGDETFVYCELPTGSARPDRIDVFLGDRDDKIVTSDPGVATVSGGPGDDELHAHSAHTVRGDAGNDMVMGRVVLDGGDGMDHLMGDDNDQQLWGGRGDDMIEAYGGADIVYAGPGNDHVMGGDGRDIILGGPGDDMLYGEGGDDLVSGGPGKDVVDGGPGRNIVLQ; from the coding sequence ATGAACCGACACAAAGCCACCGCCCACGCGATCGCCGTGACCCTGCTCGCCACCGGCCTCGCCGCCGCCCCGGCAGCCGCCGCCACCGCCGCCACCGGGGCGAAGGCCCGCGTCGGCGCCAACTGGGCGACCCAGTCGATCGTCTTCACCGCCGCCCCAGGACAGGCCAACGACCTCCACGTGGTTCCCATGGAAATCGGCTCCGAGGTCCGGCGGGTCGGCTTCCGCGACGTGGTCCCGATCGAACCCGGTGACCACTGCGCGTACCTCGAACCCGGGGACGAGACCTTCGTCTACTGCGAACTGCCCACCGGCAGTGCCCGCCCGGACAGGATCGATGTCTTCCTCGGCGACCGCGACGACAAGATCGTCACCAGCGATCCCGGCGTCGCCACCGTCAGCGGCGGCCCCGGCGACGACGAACTGCACGCCCACTCCGCGCACACGGTGCGGGGCGACGCGGGGAACGACATGGTCATGGGGCGCGTGGTCCTGGACGGCGGCGACGGCATGGACCACCTGATGGGCGACGACAACGACCAGCAGCTGTGGGGTGGCCGGGGCGACGACATGATCGAGGCGTACGGCGGTGCGGACATCGTGTACGCCGGGCCGGGCAACGACCACGTCATGGGCGGGGACGGCCGCGACATCATCCTCGGCGGCCCCGGCGACGACATGCTGTACGGCGAGGGCGGCGACGACCTGGTCAGCGGCGGCCCCGGGAAGGACGTCGTCGACGGCGGACCGGGCCGCAACATCGTCCTCCAGTAG